The stretch of DNA ttcacccagtagatatgggagtttattaaaatcgggtttgttttctaattctttgtggatctgtgtaatctgagggaaatatgtgtctctaatatggtcatacattgggcaggaggttaggaagtgcagctcagtttacacctcattttgtgggcagtgtacacatagcctgtcttctcttgagaaccaggtctgcctacggtggcctttctcaatagcaaggcttggctcactgagtctgtacatagtcaaagctttccttaagtttgggtccgtcacagtggtcaggaattaattaattatttctaacgtgtcaagtaattatctttttgttttctcatgatttggttgggtctaattgtgttgctgtccttgggctctgtggggtgtgtttgtgtttgtgaacagagccccaggaccagcttgctttaggggactcttctccaggttaatctctctgtaggtgatggctttgttatggaaggtttgggaatcgcttccttttaggtggttgtagaatttaatggctcttttctggattttgataattagcgggtatcggcctaattctgctctgcatgcattatttggtgttctacgttgtacacagaggatattttagcAGAATTCTTCCAAGGGGAGCTGTTGAGAAAGAaatgtgcagggagagagagaatggctaTCAGTTTTATCACTGACCCTGAAAGGCTCTTTGCCCCTGACCTGTCACCCGTGAAGAGAAAGTCTTCAACCATCATTTGTCACCATTCCTATTTCTCAGATAAGTGAAATAAGCAAAGTGCCATAAGTTATTTGTCCAACttggggaatgtgtgtgtgtgtttgtgtaacacCACAACTATGAAACTGTGGACAAACTATTTTGCAGAACCATGCCCAGACAGGGAAGTGTGAATATGAGATGGTCATCTTTACTGTGCTTTTGTTACCACACATCTTCACAATGGAAATATGACAACTTGCAAAATGAATGCAAGACAAAATGACAGACATACACACTAGTGATAAATCATATCATGCATAATATTTCTGGATCCTTACACAAACCAATATGGCTTGCAAAGTAAGGCAAAAACACATCAAGGTTTAACTTTATCTTATAAGTTCACTAAATAAACATCTCCAACATACTTCACAAGATAACATATATTGAACTAGGTCTTCAATACAGTAAAAGTATATTTCAGTCCAGCTAATGTGTCTTGGAAAAGCAGAGAAGAAAAGCAGAATGGTGACCACTTGGGTTCCAAATGAGTCTCCAAAAAGTTGTGCATAATGCCAAAAGTATGCAACTTCCGCAATCAGTCAACTAGGGGTGTCTTCAGCATAGTAGATCCCCTGAATGATTTGGCCTTACATTGCAGTCAGTCTCCACTTGACAATGACAATTGAATCGCCGCATCATGTCCTTCTCATTGGGCTTGTTCGGCATTGCAGGCGACAGTGCAGGCGATAGCCGACTGACAGATCTACAAAGAAAATtgtatcataaataactactcattattactTGTacatcagtcagtcacaatttacccatgatgCATTACGTTTTAATTATCTCGAACACGGCCGCTGACTCTAATAAAATATCCGAAGACCTAACTTTACGAAAATACAACTCACCACCCACCATTTGTGCTCTAGTACGCTCAATAATGAGTTCTCTCATTCACCATCCTCAAGATTCCGTGGAGTTTTGCCTACCGCGTTCGAATGACACTACTCTGCTGAGACGCTGACCGTGCGCTGAAAGCTTTGTGCAAGTCTACTACTCGCCTCTCCCTGAAGCTTTGACATCAGTTTTGCCAGTCAGATTACCATGGAAACATGATGATTCCGAGCGGCAAGACAATAGGAGAACACTGAACGTTTGAGTttagaaaaaaagaaaatgtgTTCAATAAATCCAAATACGATTATTTCCATAGACTACATATATATCACTGCCAATAAGTATTGCAATCAATGAGGGAAAATTACAGTTAGACCATGTTGTCAAGACATTTTAGAATTTCCACAGCAACGTTTTTGAACGCCCTGACTTTAAACGTGTATTTATTAGCCAAGGCTATTGCATTTTATATAGCTTTAATTTAAGCCTGTCGCCCCTCCCTCTCGTTTCATTTGATAGGCATAACGGGACACTAAAATATTATTCGTTCAATTTATTGTGTATACACACGGTGTGCATTGAGGGGAAAACCCTGCACCATAATTGCTCATTATTAATATCCTAACTGacgtgttatatactgtagaatacaccGAATGATGCAATCCATTCGACGGTATCTTTATTAACAATAAACAtcttaaattaaaaaatatataaacgtaACTTAAATGTGGTGCATATTGTGACTTGAAATGTATTTCTTACAAGATGGCAAAGGGTTGAAATGTGCATTTTATCAATATTTGATTCTCACATAAGCAGTATTTTTTCAATATGAAAAACAGCCGCCACTAAATATACCTTCTATGAACACTGTCTGTTTCAAGTGAACCTGGCTGTATTCAGAGCACGTTCTGAAAGTGGTGCCTGCTCGAGCTCACTGAGCCAAAAAGCCAAACACCAATTTCTACCTAACGCAAATGCCGATTCCTAATATTCACATTGCATAATTGAGATGAAATTGTTACAAACAATAATGTCACCCTAACAAATGTATCATTGTTAATCAATAATTAGGTATGACTTTGTTATGAGTGATTAGAACGTATTTCAAACCTCTGTATGCACCATAATTGCCCAAATTACATTCTCGGTcgacttttttttattttgtgatTTTGAAAGTAAAATTTGTTGCCGCGACAAGATAATATTTTTCATATTTGTTACAATCTGAAAAAAATCTATTGTTTAACTCGTTTTTAAGCCTTGCCCACTTTCTGTGTGAGGACTCTGATTGGCTGGATCTGAGCGCGGATGCCGTCATCGCTCGGAATGCTCATTCATCTGTGCACTTGGGCGTTGGACTCCGCATCTTATTAGCAACAAGGGAAATTTCTCCATTTTCCACCCTGTCTACAGCGAAAGCCACAAATCTGGGATTTTTTATTACTTCTCTTCAGTTGGCAGGTTTTCTTCTGACATTTTCCCATTTTGTTCACTGCGACTGGACTTTGATTGCTTCTCCAGTAAACTTTTCAAAGAGGAACCTTCGCAAAGAGCTTGCGTTTAAAAAAGAGGCTAGTGGTCTTTGTTCGTTTTTTTTTTGGATCTGTTGAGTTTCTTTGTTGGAGCGAAAGCATGGGAGCGCAATTCTCCAAGACAGCTGCAAATGGCGAAACCGCGGTTGAAAAGCCTGGAGAGGCTGCCACTTCACCAACCAAGACCAATGGACAGGTAATTGCGTTTGTTAAGGGAAATATATGTATACCGTTGGTTTGCGTAAAAGTTCTCTCTGCGTTATTGTGGGCACTTATGGAGACGCACGCCGGGCTGTTGGAgcaaacgaccacgaagggaaaACATTGATTCATAAGTCTACATGTTCTATATAATCAGTACTATTTAATCTAACATTTGATCATTGAGTTGAAATGtaatttctaaaaaatatatgaaGGCAAACTGATTTGGATAATTTTTTGGAGACAAATGTAAATTAAACACTCGTTTTCATTGACTCATTTGCGATGTGGGGATTTCCACACCGATAATGGGGTTACAGCCTTTGTTTGAAATGTCCGATTGTGAGACATTGGGAATTGGTATCACATTGTAGGGTCGGTCCATATGTAGCCATGTATTGTTAAATGGCAATTGGATCGATCATGTTTTGAATCAAAATCATATTTAAAACTGAGCACAAATGTAATAACTTGATGCTATCGGTAAGTGAATGGGGGAGATGCACGACGCCAACAATGGCTTGCCACGGTCAGCTAACATCACCTCGCCTTTTGTTACAGATGCTCGAGTAGAGAGCAGGGACGGTTACTATGACACTGAAGGCAGGGGAGCCAAATTCGAATAATGCGCCCGTCCTGTAGATCTTATAATAAGTGTTGGAAAGGGTGTTATTTATGAACGCGATATTGCTAAAAAAAATACTGCTTGAAGGTTCTGTGTAGTTTTTTGAGATATCCATCTAGACGCTGCTCTGCGTAGTCGGGTGTATTAATGAGCATCTGCTGTTTTAATGAGCAGCTGCTTTGCGTTGGTGCCTCGGTATTGGAGAGACTAGCAGAGGCGCATCGCCCCCTAGTGAAACACCCGAAACATTGCCTCCGTCATTGCTGGAATCGGCTCATTCTCGCTTGTGATTTGTGGGGAAATGTTTCAATCATGAATCGCAAAAAAATTGTGTTGAATTCGTAACTCGCAAAGTAATTACCGCCGCACGTGCCTGAAAGCCCAGTGATACTAAACAGGTAAAAACTTGAGATGAGGCTATATGCTTTGGTCTCAGTTGAATTTGTGGCGTCTACTGTCCCTTGTGTAACTGTGTGGCTATGGTCCATGCCACACGTTATATTTCCACGTTTGCTTCTTGTATGATAAGACTTCAATTTCTCTTTAGGAAAATGGCCATTTGAAAGTGAATGGGGATGCCTCTCCTGCAGCTGCCGAGGCAGGCAAAGAGGTGCAGGCCAATGGCAGCACCACAGCTGAGGAGGCTCCAAAAGAGGAGGCTGCACCTGCAGAAGTGGCGGCAGTAGATGGGGTGAAGACAGAGAATGCAGAGATTGTGTCTCCAGCAGCCGAGGGTGAGGCCACCAAGCCGGAGGGAGCCACGGCTTCAACCAGCAACGAGACccccaaaaagaagaagaagcgcTTCTCATTCAAAAAGTCCTTCAAGCTCAGCGGCTTCTCCTTCAAGAAGACCAAAAAGGAGACTGGCGATGGGGCAGAGGGTGAGGAGGCTGCTGTGTCCACTGAGGAGGCCAAGGCTGAGACAGCCGAGGCCCCAGAGGTCGCGGCAGAGGGTGAGGAGGCCAAGCCTGCTGAGGGAGAGGCTGCACCCACTGCTGCTGAGGAGGAGGCTAAGGAAACAGCTAGCCCTGCAGAGGCCAAGCCTGAGGAAACAGCAGCAGCCCCCGCTGAGGAGGCCAAGGTAGCCCAAGCCACCGAGGAGCCAAAAGCAGAAGAGAAGCCAGCCGAGCCTGCTGCTGCAGAGGAGGCACCCATCTCGGAGGAGGCTGCACCTGCAACAGAGGCTGCATCCAGTCCAGAAGCCCCCGTTACTGCAGAAGCTGCTGTTGAGTAAAGCTGGAAACTCAGAGCAAAACAGAATTAATTAAAATTTAAAAAGGAGAAAAAAAGATAATCAAAGAACATTTCCCTGTTTGTATGTTGGAGTGGTGCCAATTGATGGCTTTGGAGAACTTGTCTACAACCAGGGATATTTTAAAGCTTTCCTTTTTTTGGTTTTCCCTTCCCCCTCCACAAAACCTGTCTCGGTCCATTGTTACTACCATTCCAACGGGCAGAGGTGGGTGGCTTAAATGTAATACTACAGAAAGAATACATCCACACTCTGCCATATATTTTTTGCATCAGTATTAAATGTTTTTGGTTTTGCAGTTTTATACAAAATGTAAACTTGTCAATGTATGGACATCCCCATGGTATGAAGGAGGTGGGGAAAAGATGAGTTGTAAATGAAGGGGATTTTGGGGTGGGCAGGGGATGGAATAGAAGGTGGCACAACTGTGCCACAGACTGATGTAAAGAGTAATCTTAAAAAATTTGAATGAAACGACCAACATCTGTGTACCACGAGAGTACCATGCGATTAACAACACTAAGTCATTTATACTATGAGACAAAATATTAAATTCCCAGAGTTAGGTTTAGGAAGTCATTTAAAAGAAATCATAGGAGCTTTTCACTTCTCATTAGCTGTACCAGTCAGTGATTCAGTAGAAATACAAGTTGTATAGGCTTTATTGTTTATTGCTGGTTTTATGACCTTAATAAAGTGTAAGTATGTATAGGCGGGGTGTTTTTAACTGTGATTATTGTACAAATGAAATCTTGATCTCAAGAAGCACATGAAGTTTGCAGCTCTTTTTCCACCCGCTCATTTTTGTAAGATAACGAAAACAAATTCATCCTGGAAGACCTTTTAAGCAATTTTGAACTCAACCAAGCTGTGATAAGTGGAATGGTTACTGTTTATATACTGTGGTATGTTTTGATTACAGGAGACAATGCTTTTCAGTGGTCTTTGACAAATTAAGGAATCTCTATCAGATGCAATGTTTGTGTAGCATCTTGtctctttcttttcttttgtAAATACTGGAGAAGGTTTTACCAATTTGACTTAGAGATGGAATGTAACTTTGCTTACAAAAATTGCTATTAAACTCCTGCTTAAGGTGTTCTAATTTTCTGTGAGCACACTAAAAGCAAAAATAAATGTGAATAAAATTTGTGCAGCATCTGTGTTTTCATTTAACCAATTTTTGTTCAGTTAACTGTAAAGATGGAGGTGGTAAATTGAGTAATTTCAACAGCTAAGTGAAGACTTGTCATCATTGGATACAAGTGTGTTAACCTGAATACACTACTGTTAACTGCCTTTTCTACATACTCAAATGTTACGGTATGTTTGCAGAAGCACCTTGCCTTGAGCAACAACACCAAGATGGTTTTGCCTAGGATTTTAATTTATACTGTTACAGCTGATCACAGCCAGTGTCAATGCCCCTCGGTCGTCTACAAAAGTCCAACATGGACTCAATTGTTTGGCCAAATATATTTAATCTCACATTACAACTAACATAAACTAGGTCTAACTTGTTCAAAGCAAGTATGGACCtgaatacagtgcctttggagagtattcagaccccttgacttttccacacttgattgttacagccttattctaacatggattaaattcattgttttcctcatcaatctacacacacaatttacataagtattcagaccctttgctatgagacttgaaattgagctcaggtgcatcctgtttccattgatcatccttgaactGTTTCTACAacgattggagttcacctgtggtaaatacaattgattggacatgatttggaaaggcagacacctgtctatataaggtctcacagttgacagtgcatgtcaaagtaAAACCCAAGAAATaacgttgaaggaattgtccgtagagctcagaaacaggattgtgttgatCTGGGGAAGGCTAGCAAAAAAATCATGCAGCattgaagaacacagtggcctccaaaattcttaaatggaagaagtttggaaccactaagactttACCTAGAACTGTCCGCCCAgccgaactgagcaatcgggggagaagggccttagtcagggagtgacagagctccagagttcctctgtggagatgggaaaactttccagaagaacaaccatctctgcaggactccaccaatcagacaagattctctggtctgaggaaaccaagattaaactctttggcctgaatgccaagcgtcacttctaaGGGAAATGTGGCACCGGACTGAaaaccgatcaaacatctcttgagaaacctgaaaatagctgtgcagcgacgctccccatccaacctgacagagcttgagaggctctgcagagaagaatgggagaagctccccaaatacgTGTGCCAAACTTattaacgtcatacccaagaagactcacggctgtaatcgttgccgaaggtgcttcagcaaagtaaagggtctgaatacttatgtaaatgtataaacctgtttttgtattgtcattatgggatacaGTCTGTAGatttgaggggggaaaaaacaactcaaatcaattttagaataaggctgtaatgtaacaaaatgtgaaataagtcaaggggtctgaatactttcagaatgcactgtacatgtgttTGTCACAGGGATCAGGTTTTGTTCATTGCAAGTTCCACTATTAGAGTGCTATTCCACCTCAACATCAGATGCTGCCTACGTCACTGACATTAACTACGTTCACTAATTATATTTTGACTGGTGTGAGATTGTAGAACAATAGTTATTCTCTGACTGGTACAATGCCAactgaaaatttaaaaaaagtcaGTGCAGCTCTATTGAGCAGCTCATTGCTCTAGCAAGAGACCGTCACTGCAGACTCAATACTTTGCAATGACGTTGAACAATGAATCAATCGCAGACCCACCCAAGACATTAAAATAAACCATCAATACGGTGGTTTGAAGCTACACTTGGACAATGCAATATGCTTATCACAGATTTTGTTTCAGGGCCAGGGCTCCCTCCCGGCCAGGTTAGCTCACAAGTAACCTAGTCAAAGTTCCCAAGGTGCCCATGTTTAGAGACTAAAATGTACCTATTTTACAGTAGCTGGGTTAACACCTGGCAGTAGAAGGCCCGGCTACAGTGTTTACATGTTATATGTTAGTTTCTATTATAGCTTAGGGCCTATATGGGCCATATAATCTGTAAGGAGGTGTTCATTAACCTGTTACCATGCTCTTCAGCTTCAGAGACTCAATGAATGGTGTTGCAGACACAAAACATATTTTGATGTCAGATGCATTGGGTGCAAACCTTTCCAAGGAAAGGCCTATTTCACAACTGACTAGTCATTTGGcatctgttcctgttcatttgcTGCAGAAATAGGAAAGATTTCATATTAGCCTAGTTTACGTACTACCTCATGAAGATTGTGGCTTCTTGGTCAAAACTGTGGCagtgtgtaacggcagccttccctctcttcactagaagagggcatataacagggatcagaccaacacgcagcgtagccagtgctcaacatgtttaatacgaacgataaacgtgaacacttaacaaatacaaagtaaataaatgtggcaaaccgatacagtcctagctggtgcatagaaaacacaaagacaggaatcaaccacccacaaatccacaacacaaaacaagccacctatatatgattcccaatcaggaacaacgattgacagctgcctctgattgagaaccatattaggccgaacacagaaacagacaaactagacacacaacatagaatacccacccagctcacgttctgaccaacactaaaacaagcacaacacacaagaactatggtcagaacgtgacacagtgGCCTGTGCAACAGGTTCCAAGTAAAGTGAAATTGGCAAATGACTCAATGAGCAGTTGGGGAGCTGCAACATTGTAGCATATATCATTCTGTATCAAGTTACGTTATACTACATTGCAATAATTGCAACAACTAAAGAGCATGTTATACATGCCTCATAaattgtcagttaagaacaaattctagtTGCCCATAGTTGCAGGAAGTagaggtgctgagggtgctgcagcaagCCCATGTATTTGTTTTTTACCAACATTTTTTGGTGGTCACAGGCCTTTATTACTCCGGTCGTCGTGTTTTTTCAATCAAATCAGTGAACTACGCCTTTATGATTCCTGGTGAGAGCACCATATAAGCGAGGGTGGAAGGCCGCAACCCAAAACATCTTCCCACAGCTATGGGTAGGCCACAAAAAAGCATGTGCACATGCTACTCCAATCTTCACTGACTGGTTGCAGCTTCCTCAAGTTTTTAAATCCACACACGCTCGCTTCCCGCTTGCAGGTGCATGTAATCACTAATACTAGTAAGTTACTGGACTGAAAATCTAAATATACTTTGTCTGTTCATCAGGTCTACAGTCCACACAACTCGAAGATCAAGGTTGTATTAGCTAGCAATAATGGCGGTTTAAATTGTAGGTGTGTGTTGATGAAAATAATGGCCTGTGTATTATTTGTTATAACGCCATCGTGTGGCTGCCATGTAATGCATCAACCACAAAAATCTCTAGTAGGTTTTGTATCTTAGATTTGACATTGTACATTATGCAGATTTGCAAATACAGTACATTGTTTACAAATAATAGAGTAAAACAACCTTATATATTGGATTATGATAGGGTTGGTTACATTTGACCTAAACTCATGGCATTTAAAATGTATATTCTTCAAGACTCAATGGGTATCAATAATTTACATGATCATGGTGGATTTAGCATATTTAACACATACTTTAACTGATTTCTAACTACTCCAATTCATGCATTCACACTAAGAATTAACGTTAGTATACAAAGGTTTTAATTGGCAAATGCAAAATATCCCATTTTCAACAAATATGAAATGATAGTAGGTTCAATTACGGGAACACCCACATAATCTTCCCTAAAAACATTTCATTAATTAAAAGGTGGATATTTCATTCAGAAGATAAAGAACATCACACTATAAGTGCATACAAGGAGTACTAAAGGGAAGCACAGCAAATCCAGGTTGTTTTTGTGAATCCTAGAAATCAACTGTTACAGTACACAAAGGAAACTAAATCTTCACAACAACGTACAACTAGGACATATAGAGAGGATGAGGCAAAGGTAGTGTTTTTTTGCCTAAAATCTGTCCATGAAAATAAGACCACAAATTTAGGCGTTGTTGTaatggaggtcaatgagaaagTGTAGAAATTAGTCAACATAAAATGTAATTTCTAATTTGCTACGTGAgatttatttgatcaaatagaaCAGGGTTCTCCAACTGGCGGCCAGCGGGTTTTATTTGtccccccccaagttttctgagcaataaAAAAAACCAaaacactttttttattttttattgttggacatgactgtaaaaacaataggaagtcagctccaagtgattttaatttgggaaatgattatacctttatttcaacaaaGGTATAAGCGTGCACAATTTGTCTTCTATTTGTAGAGGACAaacatgtcctgtttctataGAGGAAGCCTAGCTTGATTTTTAGCCGTTTACAAAGTTCATCAAAATGCATTTTAAAAGACAGTTTATCATCCAACCATAtccctaagtatttatatgcagagacctGATTAATTCGAGAGCCATCTAAGCTCGTACGTGCAAGTGTATTTTCAACCAACTTTTTGAATCTATTAAAAATCATAAAATGTGTTTTCTTTGCATTTAAAAACACGTTTCAGCTGTATAAAATACCCTTGTAATATCTTCAAATCTGTCTCCAATAGTGATAATGCTTGGTCAGCCGTTGAAGCGATAGAGTAcatgacagtgtcatcagcatgTAAATGAAATTTACACTTTCGTATCTCATCACCGATATTGTTTATGTAGAGAGTAAACAGTAAT from Salvelinus fontinalis isolate EN_2023a chromosome 20, ASM2944872v1, whole genome shotgun sequence encodes:
- the LOC129817556 gene encoding myristoylated alanine-rich C-kinase substrate-like, coding for MGAQFSKTAANGETAVEKPGEAATSPTKTNGQENGHLKVNGDASPAAAEAGKEVQANGSTTAEEAPKEEAAPAEVAAVDGVKTENAEIVSPAAEGEATKPEGATASTSNETPKKKKKRFSFKKSFKLSGFSFKKTKKETGDGAEGEEAAVSTEEAKAETAEAPEVAAEGEEAKPAEGEAAPTAAEEEAKETASPAEAKPEETAAAPAEEAKVAQATEEPKAEEKPAEPAAAEEAPISEEAAPATEAASSPEAPVTAEAAVE